Genomic window (Dyadobacter fanqingshengii):
ACACCGGCCATAAACGTTCTCGGCTGTGGATAAACACCATTGTCAACACCAGACTGCAGCGGGTTTGTACTTCCTATTTCAGGATCAAAACCAGAATATTTCGTGAACGTGAACAGGTTTTGTGCACTTACATAAAAACGGGCACTCTGGAAAAGCTTCGTTTTGCTGATCAGCGTTTGTGGGATCCTGTAACCAAGAGCGATGTTCCTGATCCGCATGTAGTCACCGTCTTCTACATAAAAAGAAGAGCTGTTAGCATAGTTACCATTGGCGTCCACGTAGGCTAGGCGAGGGATCTCATTGTTGCCGCTTCCCGGCGTCCACCGGTTGAGCACTTCTCTGGAACCATTCACAACCCCTGATCCGCCGAAATATTTCAAAGGATAAGTTGCAAATTTGTTGGAGTGGAATATCTGATTGCCGGCAACACCCTGAAACATTACATTCAGGTCAAACCCTTTGTAACCAAAGTCGAAGTTCATGCCGTATGTCAGGGTCGGCCATGGACTTCCCAGTTTCACACGGTCGGCATCAGACAGCTGGTTATCGCCATTCATGTCTTTGTATCTGAAATCACCTGCTACGGCATTAGGCTGCAAAGTTTTGTTCACTTCATCATTGGTCTGGTAGATCCCATCCACTGCATATCCGCGGAAATAGCCGATTGATTCTCCTACTTTGGTATAGGATGAGCTGATACTTGTAAAGCCGAGCGTAGGGCCGGCAATGGGTTGGCCCACGCCAAGGCTGAGGACTTCGTTTTTCAGGGTAGCCATATTCCCGCTTACATCGTAAGTAAAGTCACCTATTTCACCCCGGTAGCCCAGCAGTAATTCAATGCCACTGTTCCTCACCTTTCCACCATTTACGGAAGGTGCAGTCTGGAAGCCCGCTTCAAAAGATACCGGCAGGCTGACGAGCATATCTTTTGTTGTTTTGATATAATAATCAGCAGTCAGGTAAAGGCGTTCGTTGAGAAACGTGGCGTCAATTCCAAAATTGGTCTGTTCGCTTGTTTCCCATCTCAGATTAGGATTACCCGGACGGGACATTGATGCTCCGATTTCGAGTGCCTGCCCGCTTCCAAATACATAGTTGTCGTTCACTGTGCCCAGACGAATGCCGCTCAGATAGCCGAATGAACCAATTGCATCGTTCCCCAGCTGTCCCCAGCTGGCGCGGAGTTTCAGTGAGTTTACCGGTGTTATACTTTTCATGAAAGACTCTTCTGCAATGTTCCATCCCGCGGAAACAGAAGGAAAATTTCCCCATTTGTGGTTGGGCCCGAAATTCGAGGAACCGTCGCGACGGACGCTTGCCGAAAGCATATACTTGTCTTTAAACGAGTAATTAACCCGGGCAAGGTAAGAGGCAAGCGTATACTGCGATCCGGTTCCACTGGCCCTGCGTTCGGTGTCCTTGCTGCCGTTGACGACCTGCAATTGTTCGTTCTGAAAATCCCGAGCAGTAACGCCAATCCAGTTCACATTGTTCTTTTGGGCAGTTTGTCCAACAACGGCTGAAACTCTGTGATTGGCGAGCGCTACCGAGTAGGAGAGGGTGTTTTCGAGCAACCAGTTTAGTCCCTGAGAATATGTTTCTCCCAGAATGGCTTGCAGATTTCTGTAATGTCCCCTTTCCGCTTTTGGCTCCCACGTTGTAGACCGGTTGTTATCGGTGTCAATTCCAACATTGGTTTTCCATTTCAAGCCGGGCAGGATTTCAAATTCGCCGAAAATGTTACCGAACATGCGCAGATTTCGCAGCTGGTTATCCATTGATTTTGCACGGAGATACGGATTGTCTCCCTGCGTTGTGTAATAAGCTGATGAACCATTTACTACGTCCTCCTTACCAAGTGTTGGGTAAAATTGCTGCGCGAGGTTAAAAATCCCGATCCGCATATCCTGATTTTGCTGTCCTTTTGCACGCGAAAACGTAAAAGCAAGGGAACTGCCAAACCGTAATTTATCACTTACTTTCAAATCGCCGGTAATGCGCGCGGTAAACCTTTTGTGCCAGGTCTCAATGAGCGTGCCTTGCTGGTCACGGTATCCTAATGACAGGGCGCCGGTGATTTTTTTGCTTCCGCCGGAGATTCGCAGGTCATAATTCTGAACGGGAGCATTTCTGAAAACCTGGTTGATCCAGTTCGTACCTTGTCCGAATGACGACGGGTTCGCCCATTCGGGATTGGGTGTCATGCCGGAGTTGGTATATAATTCATTGGCAAGCGTTGCAAATTCGGTGGCATTCAGGAATTCAGGTTGTTTCCATAATTGCTGCACACCCGTATATGCATCCAGATTAATCCGGGTTGCACCATCTTTTCCACGTTTGGTAGTGATTAGAATAACCCCGTTTGCCGCGCGTGCACCATAAATGGAGGCGGCGGCGGCATCCTTTAAAACTTCAATGGATTCAATGTCATTAGGATTGACAATGGAGAGTCCATCAATACGGTCCGAGCTTCCCGCAATGTCCATACCGCCTCCGCCCAATGGGAAGCCGTCCACGACATACAGGGGCTGATTTCCTCCTGTGGTGCCCACGCCCCTTATCCTGACTGATGAGGAACCTCCCGGCGCGCCGCTGGTTTGATTAATAGAAACCCCGGGGATTTTCCCCTGCAATGCGCTGGTAAAGCTGCCGGTTGCCACTTTTTGAAGCTCATCCGCTTTCACAGACGTGACCGAACCTGTAAGCTCGCTTCTTTTTTGCGTTCCATAGCCTATCACGACGAGCTCGTCGAGCACATTCATGCTTGGTCGCATCAGCAACTCGATCACGGTTTTTGAGCCCGGGGTAACCTCCTGTTTTTCATAACCAATGTAAGAAACAACGAGTGTTTCGGTGCTCGTGATGCCAATACTGAATTTTCCGTCAATATCAGTCGCGCCACCGCGTGTTGTTCCTTTCACAGCAACATTGACGCCGGGAATACCCGTTTTGGCAAGGCTGTCTACTACTGTGATCGTGACGTTTCTGGTATCCTGTGCCATTGCATCCGGAATGGAGAGCACGCCCAGGACGTTCAACAGCATCACATTGAGGCTTTGGTAAAGGTGTTTTGGATTCATATGGGTATTGGGTTAGGTGGTAATTTTTCGTTAATCAAGCAAATGGGAAATAACGGTTACGTACCCGTAATAAAATCAGGGTATTTGGCGGATATGTTTGTTTTGGGCAAGCATGGCTAAACAGATTATCGGGTACGTACCCGTAAAATTAGAAAAAATTTGCACATATCATTGTACTATTTCAAAAAGTGCATATTTTATTTGTCTAACTTAATAAACGGGAGAATTAAAATTTGCCAATAGCGTTCTGTACGGCAATGCAGCCCAATGATTTCAATGTAAATAATCAGGTAAGCATACGGATGTCAGCAAGCGCTCAGTGCTAAAAAAACTGTTACGGGTAAAAATAGAAAAACTGTATCTGCTATCGTAATGTTCTTTTGCGCAAATTTGCCCTTGTCAGTTTGGGAACATTATGCATTTACATTCAGACCATATTTACATCATAGGGTCTGGCGCCATCGGGAAGGCGCTGGCTGTTTTTTTGAAACTTTCGGGACGTAAAGCCACGCTCATCAGGGGGAGCGTGAACGACGGCGACCAGAAAATCGAGCATATCCGCGTGCAAATGCCAGACGGAACTATGCACGAGGCAGACATCACGATTTCGACCTTAAATGCATTTCCCACGCTTCATGGTATCATCGTTCTTGCCAACAAATCTTTCGGAAATGAAGCCTTGGCGGTTGCGTTGAAAAATAAAACCGGCAGCTCGCCGATTGTATTAATGCAGAATGGGCTGGGCGTGGAGAGACCTTTCTTTGCGCAAGATTTTCCGGAAATATACCGCTGCGTCTTGTTTGTAACGAGCCAGATCATGGACGAAACCCTCGTCCGTTTCAAACCTGTGGCGACATGTCCTGTGGGCATCGAGCGTGGTGACGTGGATTGTTTGCAGCGCCTGGTTACGCAGTTGACCACCTCGCAATTCGTATTCAAAAACGAAGCGGACATCCAGCATACCATCTGGAAAAAGGCGATCGTCAATTGTGTTTTCAACTCGGTGTGCCCGCTACTCAGTGTGGATAATGGCATCTTTTACAGAAATGAAGCGGCGCTCGATATTGCGCGGCGGGTGATTGCCGAGTGCAATGGTGTCGCAAATGCAAAGGGTATTTTGCTCAGTTCAAATGATATAGAGGGAAGTTTGTTGCAGATCAGCCGTGCTTCGGACGGCCAGCTCATCTCTACCTTGCAGGATATCCGCGCAGGTCGCAGAACGGAAATCGACACGCTTAATTTCGAGATCGTGAAAATGGCCGGGGAGCTGGGCTTGGTTCAGACAGTAAAGGAAACAAAGCTGCTGGGCGAGCTGGTAAAGCTTAAAGCGGAGATCAATTTAAATCGCAATCTTGAAACAATCAAACCGTAACAAAACATTGAAATAATGAATACAAGCTATTTAGCCAGCGCGATCAAGCAGTTTGAGTATTACAAAATGCTCGGCGAAAAGGCGATCGCACAGTTGCCCGATGCGGCGCTTTTCTGGCAGTACAATGAGGAAAGTAACAGTATTGCCTTGATCGTCAATCACATCGGGGGCAATATGCTTTCACGTTTCACCGATTTTTTGACAACCGATGGAGAAAAACCATGGCGAAACCGCGATGCGGAATTTGAGGACAGTTTCAAGAGCCGTGAAGAAATGATGGCTCATTGGAACAAAGGCTGGGACCGCTTGCTAACGACATTACGAGACCTTCGTGACGAGCAGCTGGAAACCTTGGTTTACATCCGGAATGACGGCCACACAGTAATGGAGGCGATCAACAGACAGCTTGCCCACTATCCTTACCACATTGGCCAAATCGTTTACATTGCGAAAATGGCTGCAAATGAAAAATGGGAAAGTCTGTCAATTCCCAGAAATAAATCGGGGGACTATAATACGCAAAAATTCAATCAGGAAAAGTCAAGACGGCATTTTACAGATGACCTGATCAAAGCGAACCCCGGATATTGAGCTGCCACGGATTTTCAATGGTCAGGATCGCTTTGGTATCAATGAGCTTCGCCATGGTTTTTCCCATCAACCTGAAATCGGTGGAAAGGGTCGTTATCCCGCCGGCCAGCACTTCTTTGAGTGGCGTATCATTATAGGAAATAATGCCAAAATCTTTACCAGGTTTTAATGGTTGAACCAATGTCTGTTTGATCAGATCTGCGAGGTCCTCATCCTTTACAACAATAAACAAATCGCCTTTTTTAATCTCGCGGCCGCCGGTTTCCGAAATGTATTCGTGTGCAAATCCGTGATTGTTACAAAAAGCTTTAAGGCCGTCGTATCTCTCCTCGGGTTCTTTTTCTTCTTTTTGAACCATCAGAATGCGCTTGTATTTGCGGACAAGGTCCAGTCCTGAATCAAGCGCTTCGTATGTGTTTTTCTCAAAATCCTGGTAAACAGCGGAATATTTCCCTTTTAGTTCGGGGTGAAAATGGTCGAGCAGGAAAACACGTCCTGAAATTGATCCGAGCAAGTCGCCTATGCCCTGGAATTTTCCGGACATGATGATGTAATCAGTGTATTTATTGTTGGCCTCACGAACCAGCGTCTCGAAAACCTTTCTGTTGTAATTGTGAAAATACAAATCAACTGTCGCAGCGCTTCCGATGGATTCCATGAAAGATTTGAACAGGACTTCCTTAAAACCATTAAGCTCGTTGAAGAGCAGGAATATGTTATGACCGGTCTCGATTTTAGTACTTTTTACAAAATACCCGACACCATGATTTGGAGCAATAATGCCTTTTGAAACCAACTCACGCAAACCTGCAAAAACGGTGTCCCGTGAAAGATTATAGGCGCTTCGAAACTCATTAATAGACGGAATTCGGTCGCCATTACGATATTCATTCGCTTGGATCCGGTCGGTAACGTGGCTGACAATCAGCTTGTATTTGGATTTGTTTTCAGTCATGCGCTATCAGATTCGTGGCAAAAGTAAATTTTTTTAACGACTTGGTCCTATTTGCAAAGCAATTTAATCGTACCAGTTCGTACCAGTTTAAAACATTTTCTATACATTTGAAAACTTAAAACTGGATATGAAAGAGAATCTGATCTTATTGAGCCTGGCCATTGGCTCGTTATTCAACGTTGGTTTTGCGCAATACCAAAATACTGCACAAAAGCATTTGACACAGCTTAATCAGGTGAAAACCACTGTCATCAATGACCCGTTCTGGAACCCGAAGTTCGCATTATGGAGCACAACTACGGCAATGGATGTGCTGGATAAATTTGAAGGAAAACACCTGAAATCTACTGAGGAACAACGCAAAAACAATGTTCTGGAAAATTTTGATAAGGTGGCATCCGGCAAAAAAGGCCAGCACGTTGGCCTGCCTTGGTTTGACGGTCTTATTTACGAATCCATCAGAGGAATCGGCGATCTGGTGGGTCGCTATCCTGATGCTGCATTGCAAATCAGACTGGACGGCATTATCGACCGCATTGATGCCGCCCAGCAGGCAGATCAAAACGGATATCTAAATACCTACACAGACCTCATGGAACCCAACCACCGCTGGGGTGACAATGGTGGATTCCTGCGTTACCAGCACGATGTGTACAACGCGGGAATGCTGGTAGAGGCGGGCGTTCATTATTATAGGGCAACGGGAAAAACGAAGTTGCTGGGTGTGGCGACCAGATATGCCAATTATATGTCGGGGCTGATGGGCAGTCCGCCAAAACGAAACATTGTCCCGGCTCATGCAGGACCGGAAGAAGCGCTGATCAAGCTTTACTGGCTTTATAAAGCAGAGCCTGGTTTGAAACAGAAATTGAATGTTCTGGTTAATGAACAAGCCTATTTTGACCTGGCCAGGTTCTGGATCGAAAACCGTGGCCAGCACGCGGGTTATCCGTTATGGTTGAGTTGGGGAAATGACCGATCGGAAGCGTGGATCAAGCAGGAAAAGTATAAAGAAGGCAATGCAGGAGCTGGCACGCGGCCTACCTGGGGAGATTATGCGCAGGATTCAATCTCTGTGTTCAAACAAAAAACGATCGAAGGCCACGCGGTAAGGGCCACTTTGCTTGCCACCGGGATCACCGCGGCGGCATTGGAAACCCATGAAGCGCCTTATATGCTCACCGCTGACAGGCTCTGGGATAATATGACGGGGCAACGGATGTTCGTTACCGGCGGCGTAGGCGCGATTCACGATGATGAAAAGTTTGGTGCGGACTATTTTCTGCCAACAGACGCTTACCTGGAAACCTGTGCAGCTGTCGGAGCCGGTTTTTTCAGCCAGCGAATGAACGAACTGACCGGAAATGGGAAATATATGGATGAATTCGAGCGTGTACTTTACAACAATGTGCTGACAGGCGTTTCGATTTCGGGTAAACAATATACTTACCAAAATCCCCTGAATGCACATAAACATTCGCGTTGGGAGTGGCACTCATGTCCGTGCTGCCCGCCCATGTTCCTGAAAATGGTTTCTGCGCTGCCAGATTTTATATACTCTTCGGCAAAAGATCGCGTATACGTCAACCTGTTTATCGGGAGCACTGCGACGATACAACTCGCAGATAACAAGCAAATCAATCTTGAACAAAAAACGGAATATCCGTGGAAGGGTAAGATTGCATTCGTAGTAAATCCGGATAGCGAAACCAATTTCAGCCTGATGCTGCGTATCCCGGGTTGGGCGAGAGGGAAAGAAAATCTAATGGATCTGTACCGGTCAGATTTGACAGCACCATTTACCATACGTGTCAACGGGAAACCGGTTAAGGCAAAGCTTGAAGACGGTTATGCAGTGATTGACAGGAAATGGAAAAAGGCAGATCAGGTCACGCTTGAATTGCCGATGAAACCGCGGATGATCGTGGCTAATGACCATGTTAAAGACTTAAAAGATATGATTGCACTTGCATCCGGACCGATCATTTATTGTCTTGAAGCGGTTGATAACCCCGGTCTGGATTCGATCGGCATCGTTGCTGCACCGATGAAGCTCGAATTCCGGAAAAATCTTCTCAACGGCGTGAACATTGTAACTGGTAATGCAGTCGCGAAAGATGGAAAAACGATCAGCTTTCAGGCCGTGCCATACTATGCATCAGGCAATAGGGAAGGGGCTGGTTATAAGGTTTGGATTCCCCGGGAATAGATTTTACTCAAATAACGGCATCCTTGCAAACTCCGGACGGTCAAGTTCCTCGAACAGAACCGCTGCACCGATGTTTCCTTTGTAAAGACTATGGTTTCTCATTTGCCCGGAATAGATGTGCGGCAGCATTTGTTTGGCTATCCGTTTCGCTTCATTAAGATAAAGACTGTCTTTCGTGGCATTGTAAACACTCAACAGCGCATAACACTCGCCTGATCTGCCGCAGCACAAGCTACCATTCATGCCCGCAGGGGCCGCATCTAAAAAGTGGCCTGCGGTTTTTTTTGCCAATTCAAGATAATATGCATCGGAGGTAAACTGAAACAAGGACGTCCATAAAAACGTATATCCCGCCGATCCGTGGCACCAGCCCGTCCATGAAACCGGTTCGTTATTGGAGATTTCCCAACGTACATTTCCATTTTCTTCAATGCCGAGATGGACCAGTTGCTCCACTCTTGTAAAGAAATTGAATGGTAAATCTTGCCCGGAAATTCTGCACCATTTTAAAGTAGCATATAAAATTCCCGCCCAGCCATGAGCAATTCCTCTGTAATTGATTGGATTTTTCTCGCCAATGGCCGCATAGGAATCCACAATCGACCAGATTTCCTCCATCATGCCTTTGCCAAACACAAGCAGATCATTTTTAATGAATTTGTCGTACGAAGGCATATTTTCCAAAATAAGTGAGCAGCCAATCAGCGCGGCAGACTTGCCCAGCGTTAGATCCAGATTCTCACAGGGCTGCGAAGCATGCATTAAAAAATTGCGGACCCCATTGTAGTAGCTCCCATAATCCCCCGACGCCTGACTTACCAGTGCCTGAACCAGATCTACACCGCTCGGGGTGTGGTAAATCGAGGAAAGCCCGATAATGGACGGAGTGAGATCCATATCTTTTGAATAAAATCCGCTTTCAGGATCGTGAATATAACTCGCTGCCCGGTCACTCCATACATCCGCGAGGGCGAGTGTTACGGGATTTGAATTCACCAATGCCCCTCGCAAAAACATATAGGCAATGCCCGCCGCCCCGAAATTGACCGAGCTTTTCGGAGCCATTTGAAGTCCGGTTTTCAAAAAATGTCCTGCAAAGCCATAGTCTTTCAGAATGGAATCCCGGAAGATCTGCACCGACATTTTCTTGTCTTCGGCAGATCGATCCGGGAAACTTTCCTGCACTTTCATCATGGCTGAATAGAAATCTTCAATGTTTTCAAAGCGATCTTCTTTTTGTTTGGCAAGTGCCTTAAAGATCGTTTTTTCGATATCAGGGTTAATAATGATGTCCAAATTTTCAAACGGAACGGGTGCTTCATTGACAATTTGCGTGAACAGTGTTTTCTTGTCATAAGAAAAGTTGAGATACTGCTTACCGGTAAAAATCTGGTAAAGCAGTGCGCCCAAGGCATATTGTTCACCCGCAAACGTCGAAGGCGGTGCGGGCCTGGAGTCCAGAACTGACTGCGCATATTCAGGTTCGAAGAAAAAACCCAAACCGCCACGCACGGGATTCTGATCTTTTGAAACCATTCTGGAAAGCCCGAAATCGATGATTTTCAATTCGCCTGATCCGGACACGATGATATTAGCCGGATGGACATCCGAATGTATAATTCCCTGACTATGCAAATGCCTGTAAGCGTTGAGAATGCGGCTGGAAATATCGAGCAAAGCGAGCACATTGGATTGGTCGTGCAGATTTTGATATTGCTCAGCTGCCTGCAAACATGTTTCCCCATCGACCCATTCCATGATCAGATAATGATCTGTTTCGTATTCGCCGTGTTCTGTCAGCGATGGATTGATGACGTCATCGAGTGCTTTCAGTATGTCAATTTCGTTGTGAAAATTTGCCAGTAACTGTGGTGTTTTCTTGCTAGTTTTCAGCAATTTGAGTGCATATAACTGGCCATTTTTTTTGATTTTGTAAATTTCCGTATCAGCAACTCCTTCCAGTTTTGACACGATTTCATAGTCCTTAAACCGGTCACCGGCTTTAAAAAATTGCCTTTCTTTTCCGAATGTATCATCGTAGGAAACTAAAAAACCTTCACTCCTTAGTCTCGTCAGAAACGTATAGGAGCCTTCCAGGATCTTTTGTGCATCCAGATTGTTAAGCAGCGCGTACGTAAGGACGCCTTCCGGCAGCGATTTTGGCTTACGAAATTCCTGTAAAAGCGACGCAGACGAGGCATCAATGATCTTGCTTGTATTTCTTGCGTGTGTATAGGTGATGATAAAGTCGTCCGCTTCGTATTCGAATTTGGCAAGCGCCTGTTCCGGCAATGCTTCTACCGGCAGCACCTGCACATCTTCCGGCAATATGTATAGTTGATTGGAAGCCATAATTTTAAGGTTTTCTTTTTCTAAACAGCTGTCCAGGTCGTTGTATCAACTCCTTCCAGCATCATTTTTTTCAATACAAAATCAACACTTTCCTCCTGGTTCAACTTTTCTGTTTTGGACAAGGAGATGGATGCAGCCAATTTTTCGGTTACTGCGGCACGCCAGCTTCCGCCTTCCCTGTTTTTTAAAATTTCGTCGCTGGCGCTGTCCATTCCCCACGATAGCATGCCCGCGTCATCCAGCGAAGCGGTGAATGGAACGCCCTGCGCTTTGTGCGCTTTGAGAACGGGGCCGAGCCGGTCAGCGGCGGTTATCAAATGATCGAATTCAGTGAAGTAGGCGACAAATTTGTCGGGGCGGAGCAGACCTTCGCGGTTCATGCCAATTTTGAAACTGAAAGCGTCCGATCCGGTAAGCACACGGACGGCTTTTTCAAATACAGCGGGCAGTTCTTCTAAAACCGGGCTGATGTAAATCTTGTAAGTAGGCTCTAGCCTGACATCATGGCGCCTGTTCTGCTTTCGGCTCCAAGAGATCCAGCTGTATTTACGATCCGGCTCATGCTTGTTCCAATTTTTTAGCAATTCCTGGGTTAGTGGCTCATTTTTGCCTATTCTCAGAAATGCTTCAACTTCTTCAAACGTTTTTAGCGCATTGGCTGGCATAAACAATAACGGGACAGTGTTGTATGCGTAAAGTTTGCTGGCCAGTGAAGTTGTATCCACCTCATTCAATTGAACTGCGTACCGGATAGCCCCGGACGACAATTCAAGCAACGGGTGCTGGCGATTGCGGCCTTGCTCCTGAAACTCGTAAATGAAATGCTGCGCGGCCGACCCGGAATAAAAACGCTGTTCAACCCTGATTTCAAAAATCCCTTCCAAAATCAGTTTGGCCATCGTCAGGTTGACTTCATCGTCATATCCGGACTTAAAATATTGCGGCAACCCACCTGCATTTCGCAAAAAGTAGAACAGGAGCGCTACTTCTTTATAAGCCAGCTTGGCACTGCCAGCTGCTTCCGTATGCTTTCGCCGGAATACGCCAAAGAATTCAGGGTCCTGGCTTAAATCAGCAAGAGCATGAAGCTCTTGCTGATTTAAATTCCCCTGCTCAATCAATTCAAATGCCGGATTTGACCGGAAAGTTGAATGCAAAAGAAATTTGACTTTGATCATTTGATTATCATTTTACCTGTTTCCCCGTTGCAAACGGATCTCCTCAATGGCTTCCTGCAATTTCTTTTCGAGCATATCCAGCTGATTCGGCGCTTCCTGAATCTTCACCTCGACATACTTTTGAAGTTCAGCCAGGTTATTTCTGAATTCGTTGAGTTCTACTTCCTCTAATTCATCAACCACCTGCTGGTAGGGCGTTCCGGTTTTCCAGATTGTGAAGTCCGTCGGCACGAGTGACGGCAAATGACTGCAGGCAATGACACTGCAACCGCCGCAGGTAAATGCGGGACAGATCGTAGGCCAGTGGCAAAAAGTATGGCCCGGACAGTTGAACACGGTCGGATTCGGACAAGCAACGGATGGATTTGTGATCCGGCATAGGATGATCTTATTTGGATCAAAATTTACTGTGACGGCAAGATCTTTGAATTTGAAAGTTTTCATGTTATTTGTTTTTATATATGGCTAAATGGTCATGCTCCCGACTTTTTGTTTAAGAAAATTCAGGAAAATTGGTATCTCAAATCCTTCTGGCTATCCCATATCGCACCTCCTTTCATTGAAAACTTGAACTGGTTTTGTAACCAAAAAGGCAGCAGGAAGCATCATCCAGCCTATGCCGACCAGCGCCCATTATTTGATTTGTTATTTTTTAACTCAACAAAATTATATTAGTACGGAGCCGTTTTTGAGCGTCAGATTACCCTATTTGAAAATCAGGTAGTCTGACGTAAGCAGGTAAATTCACGTTTCGTGATCCGGGTAGTTTGAACCCAGGGGAGAAATTGGCAGGTGGGGAATAGCCAAACCGCTCGATCAACACGTAGTCTCCGTTTGCTAAAGAAATCTACCGTTTACGCGATCCGCTCTTACCAAATTTTGATTTTCCATTAGTTTTGGGCAAACCTATAAACTGACAGAAAATGAAGCGTTTAAACTATTTGGGCCTCTTGTTTTTCATGTGTCTCGCGTGTCCGTCTTTCGCTCAGGAAAAACTGTGGACAGAGAAAGACCGGCAGTCTACAATCGAGCAATTCAATCGGACGCGGGATGAGTTGGTAAAAGAAACGGAGAACCTCACACCGGCCCAATGGGCATTTCGTGAAAAACCGGATCGGTGGTCCATCGGCGAAAT
Coding sequences:
- a CDS encoding SusC/RagA family TonB-linked outer membrane protein, with the protein product MNPKHLYQSLNVMLLNVLGVLSIPDAMAQDTRNVTITVVDSLAKTGIPGVNVAVKGTTRGGATDIDGKFSIGITSTETLVVSYIGYEKQEVTPGSKTVIELLMRPSMNVLDELVVIGYGTQKRSELTGSVTSVKADELQKVATGSFTSALQGKIPGVSINQTSGAPGGSSSVRIRGVGTTGGNQPLYVVDGFPLGGGGMDIAGSSDRIDGLSIVNPNDIESIEVLKDAAAASIYGARAANGVILITTKRGKDGATRINLDAYTGVQQLWKQPEFLNATEFATLANELYTNSGMTPNPEWANPSSFGQGTNWINQVFRNAPVQNYDLRISGGSKKITGALSLGYRDQQGTLIETWHKRFTARITGDLKVSDKLRFGSSLAFTFSRAKGQQNQDMRIGIFNLAQQFYPTLGKEDVVNGSSAYYTTQGDNPYLRAKSMDNQLRNLRMFGNIFGEFEILPGLKWKTNVGIDTDNNRSTTWEPKAERGHYRNLQAILGETYSQGLNWLLENTLSYSVALANHRVSAVVGQTAQKNNVNWIGVTARDFQNEQLQVVNGSKDTERRASGTGSQYTLASYLARVNYSFKDKYMLSASVRRDGSSNFGPNHKWGNFPSVSAGWNIAEESFMKSITPVNSLKLRASWGQLGNDAIGSFGYLSGIRLGTVNDNYVFGSGQALEIGASMSRPGNPNLRWETSEQTNFGIDATFLNERLYLTADYYIKTTKDMLVSLPVSFEAGFQTAPSVNGGKVRNSGIELLLGYRGEIGDFTYDVSGNMATLKNEVLSLGVGQPIAGPTLGFTSISSSYTKVGESIGYFRGYAVDGIYQTNDEVNKTLQPNAVAGDFRYKDMNGDNQLSDADRVKLGSPWPTLTYGMNFDFGYKGFDLNVMFQGVAGNQIFHSNKFATYPLKYFGGSGVVNGSREVLNRWTPGSGNNEIPRLAYVDANGNYANSSSFYVEDGDYMRIRNIALGYRIPQTLISKTKLFQSARFYVSAQNLFTFTKYSGFDPEIGSTNPLQSGVDNGVYPQPRTFMAGVNFGF
- a CDS encoding ketopantoate reductase family protein translates to MHLHSDHIYIIGSGAIGKALAVFLKLSGRKATLIRGSVNDGDQKIEHIRVQMPDGTMHEADITISTLNAFPTLHGIIVLANKSFGNEALAVALKNKTGSSPIVLMQNGLGVERPFFAQDFPEIYRCVLFVTSQIMDETLVRFKPVATCPVGIERGDVDCLQRLVTQLTTSQFVFKNEADIQHTIWKKAIVNCVFNSVCPLLSVDNGIFYRNEAALDIARRVIAECNGVANAKGILLSSNDIEGSLLQISRASDGQLISTLQDIRAGRRTEIDTLNFEIVKMAGELGLVQTVKETKLLGELVKLKAEINLNRNLETIKP
- a CDS encoding DUF1572 domain-containing protein, with the protein product MNTSYLASAIKQFEYYKMLGEKAIAQLPDAALFWQYNEESNSIALIVNHIGGNMLSRFTDFLTTDGEKPWRNRDAEFEDSFKSREEMMAHWNKGWDRLLTTLRDLRDEQLETLVYIRNDGHTVMEAINRQLAHYPYHIGQIVYIAKMAANEKWESLSIPRNKSGDYNTQKFNQEKSRRHFTDDLIKANPGY
- a CDS encoding GntR family transcriptional regulator, which produces MTENKSKYKLIVSHVTDRIQANEYRNGDRIPSINEFRSAYNLSRDTVFAGLRELVSKGIIAPNHGVGYFVKSTKIETGHNIFLLFNELNGFKEVLFKSFMESIGSAATVDLYFHNYNRKVFETLVREANNKYTDYIIMSGKFQGIGDLLGSISGRVFLLDHFHPELKGKYSAVYQDFEKNTYEALDSGLDLVRKYKRILMVQKEEKEPEERYDGLKAFCNNHGFAHEYISETGGREIKKGDLFIVVKDEDLADLIKQTLVQPLKPGKDFGIISYNDTPLKEVLAGGITTLSTDFRLMGKTMAKLIDTKAILTIENPWQLNIRGSL
- a CDS encoding glycoside hydrolase family 127 protein, whose protein sequence is MKENLILLSLAIGSLFNVGFAQYQNTAQKHLTQLNQVKTTVINDPFWNPKFALWSTTTAMDVLDKFEGKHLKSTEEQRKNNVLENFDKVASGKKGQHVGLPWFDGLIYESIRGIGDLVGRYPDAALQIRLDGIIDRIDAAQQADQNGYLNTYTDLMEPNHRWGDNGGFLRYQHDVYNAGMLVEAGVHYYRATGKTKLLGVATRYANYMSGLMGSPPKRNIVPAHAGPEEALIKLYWLYKAEPGLKQKLNVLVNEQAYFDLARFWIENRGQHAGYPLWLSWGNDRSEAWIKQEKYKEGNAGAGTRPTWGDYAQDSISVFKQKTIEGHAVRATLLATGITAAALETHEAPYMLTADRLWDNMTGQRMFVTGGVGAIHDDEKFGADYFLPTDAYLETCAAVGAGFFSQRMNELTGNGKYMDEFERVLYNNVLTGVSISGKQYTYQNPLNAHKHSRWEWHSCPCCPPMFLKMVSALPDFIYSSAKDRVYVNLFIGSTATIQLADNKQINLEQKTEYPWKGKIAFVVNPDSETNFSLMLRIPGWARGKENLMDLYRSDLTAPFTIRVNGKPVKAKLEDGYAVIDRKWKKADQVTLELPMKPRMIVANDHVKDLKDMIALASGPIIYCLEAVDNPGLDSIGIVAAPMKLEFRKNLLNGVNIVTGNAVAKDGKTISFQAVPYYASGNREGAGYKVWIPRE